The Antarcticibacterium flavum genome contains the following window.
TTTTACTTCTTCCATGAATGTTTCCACAGTAGCTTGAACATCTCCTTTTTCCATTCCTAATTTTTCAGAAATTTTTGCTACGATATCTGCTTTCGTCATTTTCGTACTATTTTATAATTGGGGTTTCTTAATTTTCAAGGGGGCAAATATAAGAATTAAATCTCCAATATTTCAATCCTAATTCATTAAATAGTAACCAAATAAAGATTTATACTTGCAAACAAACTTCTGCATACATGGATTTTGCTAAAACCCTCATTTTTTGGTATTTAAAGAATAAGCGGGAATTACCCTGGAGGCAAAAAAAAGATCCATATCACATTTGGCTTAGTGAAATTATACTTCAGCAAACGCGAATCGAACAAGGTTTGCCTTATTATTTGAAATTTATTAATGCTTATCCTAACGTTTTTGAACTTGCCAGCGCACCTCTTGAGCATGTTCTAAAAAACTGGCAGGGACTGGGTTATTATTCCCGGGCCAGAAACCTGCATACAGCTGCAAAATATATAGTAGAAGAACTTGACGGAGTATTTCCTCTAAATTATAAGGGGTTAAAAGAATTAAAGGGAGTGGGGGATTATACTGCAAGTGCAATTGCCTCGATTTGTTACCACGAACCGGTCGCCGTGGTAGATGGGAATGTATACCGCGTCCTGGCCAGATATTTTAAAATTGATACACCTATTAATAGTACCGCAGGGATCAGGGAATTTAAAGCACTTGCCCGGGAACTTCTGGACCGGGAGAATCCCGGGGACCATAACCAGTCGATAATGGAATTTGGTGCCATTCAATGTAAGCCTCAACAACCTCTTTGCGACACCTGCCCATTCTCCGGAAGTTGCCTTGCATTAAAGACCGGAAAAATTAAGGATCTGCCGGTGAAATTGAAAAAAGCCAAAGTGAAGAAACGCTATTTTAATTACCTGGTATTTCTTTCAGAAGAGAACAAGACCATATTGGAGCAACGTGAAGGCAGGGGGATATGGGAAGGCCTGTTCCAATTCCCTTTATTAGAGACAAAAGATCTTTTAAAGCCGGAGGAGATATTTAATGATTCCAGGTTTCTGGAAATGGCGGGGAAGGAAGTGCGGGAAATAACCCTATTTAATGAAAGCCCTGTCATTCATAAATTGTCCCATCAACATCTTTATACCCGGTTTTGGCTTATCGAAAAGAAGGAATTGGATGGGGAGGGAATTCCTGCTCAACAATTAAAGGAGTATCCTGTACCGGTGCTTATAGCCAATTTCCTGAAGGAGTATGATTTTACATATTGAGATTTCTGTCCTATCTTAATGCCTGCTGAGGATTTTTTAGCTATTTTTAAAATTATTATTAAACAAAATGCTGTAATTTAGCAGATTAAATTTTTCAACTATGACTGGAACTCTCAATAAAGTAATGCTTATAGGCCACACGGGTGATGATGTGAAAATGCATTATTTTGAAGGTGGTAATTCCATAGGCAGGTTTCCCCTGGCAACCAACGAGGTTTATACAAATAAAGCTACAGGGCAGCGGGTTGAGAATACAGAATGGCACAATATTGTGGTACGGAACAAAGCTGCAGAGATTTGTGAAAAATACCTTAAGAAAGGCGATAAGGTTTATATCGAAGGCCGTCTTAAAACCAGGAAATGGACAGATGACAAGGGGATGGAAAGATACACTGTAGAGGTACAGTGTACAGATTTTACATTCCTTACCCCTCCTCCGGGAAGTGGAACCTCCCAGGGAAATGCCTCACAGGGCAGCTCCTCCCAGGGTAATAAACAACAGGAAACCGGATCTCAAAATCCGGGAGCTGCAAGGCAGCAATCCCCCGCAAAAAATGATACTTTTGCCAGTAATTCGATGGGCAATGAAGATGAAGATGATTTGCCCTTCTAAGTTTAACTAAATTATAAGCTATTGGATCCGGATCCTCCCAGTTTAATTTCCCTCTTTTTAAGTTTTGATTATTCCCAGGTCATAAGTGTGTTGATGCTTCTTGTCCTGCTCATTTGTTCTGCTTTGATAAGCGGGGCAGAGGTGGCTTTCTTTTCCCTTACCCCTGCAAATTTCATTACAGAGTCGGGCAAACGCAGCAATGCACAAAAGATAGTGGTGAGGCTGCTGGATAAACCAAAGAAGTTGCTTGCCACCATACTGGTAGCAAATAATACTATTAATATTGCGATTGTCCTGCTTTTTGATTTGCTTACAGATGAGTTCTTTGGCAGGATGAATACCGTGGTCTTTGGACTTGATTTTAAATTTATCGTGGAGGTTGGGGTTATAACTTTTCTCATTCTCCTGTTCGGGGAAATCCTTCCAAAGGTATATGCAAGCCGCAACAATGTGAAATTCTCCAATTTCATGGCCTATCCTATGAACGTGCTTGACACTCTTTTTGCACCGTTAAGTACCCCAATGAGAGCTGTAACCCTGTACATACATGAAAGATTGGGAAAACAGAAAAGTTATATTAGCATAGACCAGCTCTCACAAGCTCTGGAGCTTACCAGAGAAGAAGACACGACCAAAGAGGAACAAAAGATACTAAAGGGGATTGTGTCCTTTGGGAACACAGATACCAAGCAGGTCATGCGGCCCAGGATGGATATTTTTGCTCTTAATCAAAACCAATCTTTTAAAGAGATAATCCCCGAGATCATTGAGAATGGTTATTCCCGTATTCCTGTATATAAAGAGAATATAGACCAGGTAGTGGGAATCCTTTATGTTAAGGACCTGCTCCCATACCTGGATAAAAAGAATTTTGAATGGACCTCATTATTACGTGATCCTTATTTCATACCTGAAAATAAAAAGCTGGATGATCTTCTAAAGGAATTCAAGGAAAAGAAAATTCACCTTGCTATTGTGGTAGATGAATATGGTGGCACCAGTGGTCTTATTTCCTTAGAGGATATTATCGAAGAGATTGTGGGGGATATAAGTGATGAATTTGATGATGAGGATTTGATCTTTTCTAAACTTGATGACAGTAATTTCGTTTTTGAAGGGAAAACCCCTTTAAAAGATTTTTATAAGATAATACGTCTCGAGGATCCTGTTGCCTTTGAAGAAAACAAGGGGGAATCTGAGACTTTGGCAGGATTTTTACTGGAAATATCGGGAGGTTTTCCTAAAAAGAATGAGATAATTACCTTTTTAAACTACAAGTTTACTGTTGAGGTAATTGATGATAAAAGGATCAAACAAATAAAGCTAAGTATTGAGCCGGTTTCCTAAAGCAAGGTGCCTGCCCCATTTAAATTTTCATGAAGAACGTTTTACCCTATATCCTGTGTTTATTCTTATTAGCCTCCTGTGGGGATGAGGCAGTACCCAAACCAAAGGCATTTTTAGCCCTGGAGTATCCCGAAGCCAATTACCTGCCTTTCCGCCTCAATTGTCCGTTTAGTTTTGAAAAGAACGATCTAAGCATTGCAAGACCGGCCCGGAGCAGTAATCCTTGCTGGATAAATTTGGACTACCAGCTGTTAAATGCTACTGTTTTTATCACTTACCAAAGCGTGAATGGCAATATAGACTCCTTGCTTATGGACGCACAGCGGCTGCCGCTGCAACACACCATAAAAGCCGATTTTATCGAAGGTGATATCTACACCAATCCTGGACACAACACCTACGGAATGTTCTACGAAGTAGATGGAGATGCTGCTTCACAGGCGCAATTTTATGTGACAGATAGTGTTAGTCATTTTTTGACCGGCTCGCTGTACTTTAACAAAAAGCCCAACTTTGATTCCATTATGCCGGCTGCAGCCTATCTCAAAAAAGATATGAAACATCTTATGGAAACCCTCAAATGGCAGGATTAGTCTTTTCTTTGTGCCGGTTTCACCACTCAATTAATTTCTGAAAATGCCCGTAAAGAACCTCAAGTGGATCTATCTTATACTTCTATCCCTGGTGTGGGGGAGCTCTTTTATTCTTATAAAAAAAGGTCTTGTTGGTTTAACAGCCTTGCAATTGGGTTCCTTCAGGATAATTTTTGCAGCTGCTTTTCTAATTATAGTCGGTTTTAAAAGCATCTACCGCCTTAAAAGGCAACAGTGGAAGTGGATAGTGATCTCCGGGTTTTTGGGTTCTTTCTTTCCAGTGTACCTGTTTGCTTTTGCTGAAACCGAGATTGACAGCGCTGTAGCTTCTATTCTTAATGCCACGACACCTTTAATGACCCTTATCTTTGGAGTTATATTCTTCGGGATGTTGTACACGCAGAATAAGATAACCGGGGTTATCATAGGTTTAATAGGAACCCTTGGCCTCATAATAAGCGGGGCACAGGTAAACCCAGACCAGAATTATCTCTATTCGGGCCTTGTGGTTCTTGCGGCCGGTTGTTATGCCGTTAATGTAAATATTCTTAAAAAGTATATGAACGATATCTCTGCCCTGGGGATAGCGGCCGGTAATTTCCTGGTGCTGCTTGGACCTGCTTTGGCAGTTCTGTTTTTAACCGACTTTTCCATAGTAGATATCGCGGCAAGTGAAGAAGTAAAACTATCTGTACTATACGTTGCCATTTTAGGGGTGATAGGAACAGGGATTGCGCTAATAATTTTTAACCGTCTTATCCAGATCTCAGACCCTGTCTTCTCTTCCTCTGTCACCTATACTATCCCTGTGGTGGGGCTGGCCTGGGGGATCCTTGACGGGGAGATCTTCAGTTGGTTGCAGCTTCTGTCTACCGCTATTATCCTTCTTGGGGTATTCATAGTGAACAGGCCAAAGAATTTGTATTCTAAAAAAGTATCTGCTGAAAAATCTTCGTGATCAATTGAACTTCAGGTCTTAGGTGATGCTTCAGTCGCAACCTTTCGTGAAATAGAGTATAATCTGAAGTATTTCTGCTGAAGATAAAACTGCAATTAGCCTTTATGACCTTCAGAAAAAATCAACAGGTAACATTTTTCAGAAAAAACATTGAAAAAAAAAGAGGCTGCCTAAAAAGACAGCCTCCGTTCCACATTAATTAAACCAACTATTCAAAATCGGCATCTGTTACCCCTTCATTAACCTGAATCGAGGTAACATTGAATTCAAAACTTTGCGGCCCAAAAGACTGGGAAATTCTATGAGGGAACTTAACCCCGTTTATCTCCTTATATTCGCTAAATCCTGTAGGAACTGTCATAGTTTGTCCCATTTGGGAAACTGTTTTTACAGACTGTACTTTTAAGCCTGTTTCCACATCATAATATGCAGTGGTATCATCACTTAGGGCTACAGCATAGGCGTCTTTGCCTTCCACTTGCTCTATGCCCAATACCTTTGCATCCCCCGGGGTAAGCTCTGGAAAAGGATTTGCCTCTGCTTTGGCTGCATTTAGCTGCTCCTCTGTATAAGCAATTTTTTGACCCTGGGCTACCATGAATCCGCTTTCACCATTATATACCTGCCTGGAAATTACATTTCCTCCCATAGCAATACTCATTGCCGACTGGCCTGCCACCGTAGTTTTTTGTTCCAATTCCAGCTTTTGTCCCTGTATCTCTGCCTGAGCTTTCATAAGAACGGTTTCAACATCCTCTACTGCTTCCCTGCCACCAATTGCCTTGATGTAATTGTCAAAAACAGTTTTGGTTGTTACAGATGCGTCAACTGTTTTGTTGAATTCTGGACGACTAATCTCGTTTGCCTTTTTATCAAAATACTTTACAGGAATGTTCTTTCCATTGTAGCTAAGGTTTTCAAGGCTTTCTGCCACTTCACTTCCCTTACCTGCAACTACGATCCTGGCATTATCTGCCATGAAATATTTCTTTGCTACCCTTTGTACATCATCTGCAGTAACTGCATTGATGTTCTTAAGGTAGTTTTGATAATAATCCTTAGAAAGTCCTTCAGTTTCCACAGTTAGGGCATATCTCGCGATTGTAGTTGGTTGCTCAAGAGCCATTACAAAGTTACCCACGTATTTGGCTTTGGCATCTTCAAGCTCCTCCTGTGAAACTTTTTCATTTCTTATCCTGTAGATCTCATCAAGAAAAGCAACCACAGCACTGTCTGTAACCGCGTTTCTTACACTGGCGCTGGCTACAAAAGTAGAAACATACTTATCGTCCCCAGTCCTGGAATATGCTCCATAGGTATAACCTTTATCCTCACGCAGGTTTAGAAAAAGTCTTCCTTCTCCACCGCCACCAAGGATCTGGTTGGCAACGATTGCAGGAAAATAATCTTTATCACCCTTCTTTAATTTCAACGTATTTACAACGGCTACTTCACTTTGAACAGCGTTTGGCATATCCAGGAAGTTCACTTGTGTTGCCGTAACATTTTTAGGTTCAGGAAGTGTGAAAGTAGGGATGTTTTTCTTTTTCCAGCTCCCAAAATGTTTTTGGATAAGTGGTTTTACCTCGTCCATATTAGTATCACCAACTATTACCAAATAAGCATTGTTTGGATTAAAATAGGTGTCATAGTAAGACTGGACATCTTTCAAATTTAATGACTGTGTGCTTTCTTCAGTTTGCATCTCACCATATGGATGATCCTTGCCATAGGCCAGGGCAGAGCGAAGCCTGCTTGCATTTGCAGCCACATTTTTCTCATTCGATTTCAGGTTTTCAAGAGATCTTTCCTTTTCCTTGTCAAATTCCTCCTGAGTAAACTGAGGATTCAAAGCAGCCTCAGCTACCAGTTCCAATATTCTCGGAAAATATTTTGAAAGTGAGTTGGCAGCAGCCCCGCTGGAAAAGAAGTTTACATTTGCTCCAAGGTAATCTATCTCCTCATTGAACTCATCCTTGCCAAT
Protein-coding sequences here:
- the mutY gene encoding A/G-specific adenine glycosylase encodes the protein MDFAKTLIFWYLKNKRELPWRQKKDPYHIWLSEIILQQTRIEQGLPYYLKFINAYPNVFELASAPLEHVLKNWQGLGYYSRARNLHTAAKYIVEELDGVFPLNYKGLKELKGVGDYTASAIASICYHEPVAVVDGNVYRVLARYFKIDTPINSTAGIREFKALARELLDRENPGDHNQSIMEFGAIQCKPQQPLCDTCPFSGSCLALKTGKIKDLPVKLKKAKVKKRYFNYLVFLSEENKTILEQREGRGIWEGLFQFPLLETKDLLKPEEIFNDSRFLEMAGKEVREITLFNESPVIHKLSHQHLYTRFWLIEKKELDGEGIPAQQLKEYPVPVLIANFLKEYDFTY
- a CDS encoding DMT family transporter produces the protein MPVKNLKWIYLILLSLVWGSSFILIKKGLVGLTALQLGSFRIIFAAAFLIIVGFKSIYRLKRQQWKWIVISGFLGSFFPVYLFAFAETEIDSAVASILNATTPLMTLIFGVIFFGMLYTQNKITGVIIGLIGTLGLIISGAQVNPDQNYLYSGLVVLAAGCYAVNVNILKKYMNDISALGIAAGNFLVLLGPALAVLFLTDFSIVDIAASEEVKLSVLYVAILGVIGTGIALIIFNRLIQISDPVFSSSVTYTIPVVGLAWGILDGEIFSWLQLLSTAIILLGVFIVNRPKNLYSKKVSAEKSS
- a CDS encoding gliding motility-associated protein GldE; protein product: MDPDPPSLISLFLSFDYSQVISVLMLLVLLICSALISGAEVAFFSLTPANFITESGKRSNAQKIVVRLLDKPKKLLATILVANNTINIAIVLLFDLLTDEFFGRMNTVVFGLDFKFIVEVGVITFLILLFGEILPKVYASRNNVKFSNFMAYPMNVLDTLFAPLSTPMRAVTLYIHERLGKQKSYISIDQLSQALELTREEDTTKEEQKILKGIVSFGNTDTKQVMRPRMDIFALNQNQSFKEIIPEIIENGYSRIPVYKENIDQVVGILYVKDLLPYLDKKNFEWTSLLRDPYFIPENKKLDDLLKEFKEKKIHLAIVVDEYGGTSGLISLEDIIEEIVGDISDEFDDEDLIFSKLDDSNFVFEGKTPLKDFYKIIRLEDPVAFEENKGESETLAGFLLEISGGFPKKNEIITFLNYKFTVEVIDDKRIKQIKLSIEPVS
- a CDS encoding M16 family metallopeptidase, with the translated sequence MKNNIKALAVLFLVSFGLQAQIDRSKQPEAGPAPEINLGTPQTFTLDNGLKVLLVENHKLPRVNMTLTLDNPPAPEGTKKGVASLTGSLLGSGSKNIGKDEFNEEIDYLGANVNFFSSGAAANSLSKYFPRILELVAEAALNPQFTQEEFDKEKERSLENLKSNEKNVAANASRLRSALAYGKDHPYGEMQTEESTQSLNLKDVQSYYDTYFNPNNAYLVIVGDTNMDEVKPLIQKHFGSWKKKNIPTFTLPEPKNVTATQVNFLDMPNAVQSEVAVVNTLKLKKGDKDYFPAIVANQILGGGGEGRLFLNLREDKGYTYGAYSRTGDDKYVSTFVASASVRNAVTDSAVVAFLDEIYRIRNEKVSQEELEDAKAKYVGNFVMALEQPTTIARYALTVETEGLSKDYYQNYLKNINAVTADDVQRVAKKYFMADNARIVVAGKGSEVAESLENLSYNGKNIPVKYFDKKANEISRPEFNKTVDASVTTKTVFDNYIKAIGGREAVEDVETVLMKAQAEIQGQKLELEQKTTVAGQSAMSIAMGGNVISRQVYNGESGFMVAQGQKIAYTEEQLNAAKAEANPFPELTPGDAKVLGIEQVEGKDAYAVALSDDTTAYYDVETGLKVQSVKTVSQMGQTMTVPTGFSEYKEINGVKFPHRISQSFGPQSFEFNVTSIQVNEGVTDADFE
- the gldD gene encoding gliding motility lipoprotein GldD; this translates as MKNVLPYILCLFLLASCGDEAVPKPKAFLALEYPEANYLPFRLNCPFSFEKNDLSIARPARSSNPCWINLDYQLLNATVFITYQSVNGNIDSLLMDAQRLPLQHTIKADFIEGDIYTNPGHNTYGMFYEVDGDAASQAQFYVTDSVSHFLTGSLYFNKKPNFDSIMPAAAYLKKDMKHLMETLKWQD
- a CDS encoding single-stranded DNA-binding protein, which produces MTGTLNKVMLIGHTGDDVKMHYFEGGNSIGRFPLATNEVYTNKATGQRVENTEWHNIVVRNKAAEICEKYLKKGDKVYIEGRLKTRKWTDDKGMERYTVEVQCTDFTFLTPPPGSGTSQGNASQGSSSQGNKQQETGSQNPGAARQQSPAKNDTFASNSMGNEDEDDLPF